TACTAAATTGAATAAAAAACAGATGATAGAAATTCGTCGTAAAAAAATGAGTATGGTTTTCCAGAACTTTGCTCTATTTCCACACCGTACTCTGTTAGAAAACACAGAGTATGGTTTAGAAATTCAAGGTGTAGGCAAAGAAGAACGCCGTAAACGAGCAGAACAAGCCTTAGAAAACGCCAAATTACTATCATTTAAAGATCAATATCCACACCAATTATCTGGTGGTATGCAACAACGAGTTGGTCTGGCTCGTGCACTAACCAATGATCCTGATATATTATTGATGGATGAAGCTTTTTCAGCATTAGATCCATTAGTACGTGGTGAGATGCAGGATGAGTTACTAGATTTACAAGCTAACGTTGAAAAAACAATAATCTTTATTACTCATGATTTGAACGAAGCGCTTCGTATTGGTGACCATATTGCCATTATGAAAGATGGTCGTTTACAACAAATTGGTACTGGAGAAGAGATTCTTACGAACCCAGCCAATGATTATGTGAAAACATTCGTGGGTGATGTTGATCGGTCTAAGGTATTGACGGCTGATAGTATTATGATTCCAGCTCTAACATCAAACATTTATGTTGATGGGCCAACTGTTGCTTTGAGAAAAATGACAGCAGAAGAAGTTTCAGGGCTCGTTGCAGTCAATCGTCATCGTCAACTTGAAGGCTATTTGTCATCAGAAGAGGCAGTTCGCGCACGTCGTGAAAAGTTGCCACTTGCAGATGTTCTCACGGAAATGCCAAAAATTAAACCTGACACGCTTATCATGGATATTATGCCTATTATTTATGATGCTCAGACACCTGTGGCTGTTGTAGATGACGATAACCGTTTGAAGGGTGTTGTTATTCGTGGCGCGGTACTGAAGGCACTTGCTGATACGGAAGGGGAAGATGACAATGAATAATTTAGTAAGTATTCCAAAAATGCCACTTGAAAATTGGGTCAGTTCAGCGGTTTCATGGTTAACTACTAATTTATCCGGATTTTTTGATGCCATTCAATCTGGTGGTCAATACATAATGGACGCTTTAACAAATGGTTTGACTGCTGTACCCATGCCACTAATGATTATTGGTATCACAGTAATTGCTATTGTTACGACACCGAAAAAGATTGGTTTTCCATTATTCACACTCTTGGGACTTTTGTTAATTGCCAATCAAGGACTTTGGTCTGACTTAATGAATACTGTTACATTGGTAATCATGGCGTCCATTGTTTCGTTGATTATTGGTATACCGCTTGGAATTTTAACAGCAAAGTCACAAAAGACTGCGGTAGTTGTTCAACCAATTTTAGACTTTATGCAGACTATGCCAGGATTTGTTTATTTGATTCCTGCTGTTGCATTCTTTGGAATTGGTGTAGTGCCGGGTGTATTTGCATCAATCATATTTGCTTTACCACCAATGGTGCGTATGACTAGTCTTGGTATTCGCCAAGTACCAGTTGATTTGGTTGAAGCAGCTGATTCATTTGGATCAACTACTTGGCAAAAGTTGTTTAAATTAGAACTTCCTAGTGCAAAAAATACTATTTTAGCAGGCGCTAACCAAACAATCATGTTGGCATTGTCGATGGTTGTCACAGCTTCTATGATTGGTGCACC
The Leuconostoc suionicum genome window above contains:
- a CDS encoding quaternary amine ABC transporter ATP-binding protein encodes the protein MPKVEIKHLTKIFGKRPKAAMKMVKQNKSKNEIVEKTGSTVGVYDINMSIEEGEIFVIMGLSGSGKSTLIRLLNRLIEPTAGQLFIDGQEITKLNKKQMIEIRRKKMSMVFQNFALFPHRTLLENTEYGLEIQGVGKEERRKRAEQALENAKLLSFKDQYPHQLSGGMQQRVGLARALTNDPDILLMDEAFSALDPLVRGEMQDELLDLQANVEKTIIFITHDLNEALRIGDHIAIMKDGRLQQIGTGEEILTNPANDYVKTFVGDVDRSKVLTADSIMIPALTSNIYVDGPTVALRKMTAEEVSGLVAVNRHRQLEGYLSSEEAVRARREKLPLADVLTEMPKIKPDTLIMDIMPIIYDAQTPVAVVDDDNRLKGVVIRGAVLKALADTEGEDDNE